Proteins co-encoded in one Pocillopora verrucosa isolate sample1 chromosome 1, ASM3666991v2, whole genome shotgun sequence genomic window:
- the LOC131784113 gene encoding uncharacterized protein → MTIQFFISGKWKGYFVDNRYSAGGPANNKWYMDINMAFENNHQFTATGSDEVGDFNLEDGKITDGKVTFRKAYNSHNVYYEGEIKGTKLEGQWWLEDAPSIKGDWAMWPATSADI, encoded by the exons ATGACAATTCAGTTCTTCATTAGTG GTAAATGGAAAGGTTACTTTGTAGACAACAGGTATTCTGCTGGAGGGCCAGCCAACAACAAGTGGTACATGGACATCAACATGGCTTTTGAGAATAACCACCAATTCACTGCAACTGGGAGTGATGAGGTTGGTGACTTCAATTTGGAGGATGGAAAAATAACAG atGGCAAAGTAACATTCCGCAAGGCATACAATAGTCACAATGTGTATTATGAAGGTGAGATAAAAGGAACAAAGTTGGAAGGTCAGTGGTGGCTTGAGGATGCCCCTTCTATCAAGGGTGATTGGGCAATGTGGCCTGCTACAAGTGCAGATATCTGA